The following is a genomic window from Methanoplanus sp. FWC-SCC4.
TATCTGAGGCAGATTATTCTGATAATATAATCGGTAGACATTCAGAAAAAAAACTAAATTGCAAATACTTTTGCATAAAACTCTTTTCTAAGAAATATTATCTAAACAGGCTGATGGAAAAAATGATTTTAAAATTTAATTTTCTTCTGCCTGAAAAATTTCTTAAAAATTTAATAAAAAAAAGGATTGCCTGTATTGAAAAAATCCTGGCGGATGAGAAATGTGAAGTAGCCATAGCCTGTACGGGTAGTATTTTTGATCCCGTTGCAACTTACTATGCTGCAAAAAATCTTGGAATAAAATTTATTTTTTACGTTTTTGATATGTATTCCCAACAGTTTACATTTCAGGAAGGTATAGCTTTTACAAAAAAATATGAAAAAATCCTGTTAAATAATTCAGACAAACTAATCCTGACAAATGAGTTTGTTCATAATGAATATTTATCAGATTACGGTGTAAAAGGTGTTATAATTCACAATCCTGTTCCCTGTGAATTAAAAAAAGAGCCTGGGAATTTATATAATTCAGGTTTTAATGCAGACGATATGGAAATATTGTATGCAGGATCAATTTATGCAGCACACTACGATGCATTCAGGAATCTTGTTGGTGCACTTAAAAAAATAAAAAAGGGTAAATTAAGGATAATCACGTCTCAGAGAGAGTTTGTTCTTAAGATAAAGGGTATTAAAGGCCCTGTAATTTATGAGAAAATAAAATCCCAGTCAGAAGTTTTTGAATTGCAAAGGAAAACCGACATTTTGTTTTTACCTCTGGCTTTTAATTCCCCCTATCCTAAGTTAATAAATAATTCATCTCCGGGAAAAATGGGTGAATATCTTGCTTCAGGAAAACCTGTTCTTGTTCATGCCCCTCCTGATTCATTTCTTAGCTGGTATTTTAGGGAATATAATTGTGGCATAGTTGCAGATAAAGCCGATCCGGATTACCTGGCTAAAAAAATTGGTGAAATAATTGATGATAAGGATCTAAGAGAAGAAATTGTAAATAATGCATTAAGATGTGCTGATAGAGATTTTTCCGTACTTTCAGGATATGAAACCCTGAAATATGTTATCAATTCATGATTGAAATCCGGAAACCTATAAATAAATCACATATATTTTTCATGGATTGATATTAACAGATTTGACATTTTTTTTGCATCATATCTTTCCATAATGTCTTTTCTCCCGTGTTTTCCCATAATTTTTCTGTCATCCGGATTTTGATTCATGTAACTTACAGCATTTGACAATGAAAGATAATCTCCGGATTGAACTAAAATACCTGAATGCTCGTTTTTCACAATTTCAGGGCACCCTCCGACATTACTTGCAATTACAGGAACCCCGCATGCAAGACTCTCAATTAACACAAGGCCTAAGCCCTCTGAATGGCTTGGTAAAACGAGGAAATCGGCTGTATTCATTAATTGTGGCATTGCATCAGGTGAAATGTCCCCTAAAAATATGCAGTTTTTGGGATGATCAGGGACAACCCCCGGCCCTCCAAAAACGAAGGTAACATCCGGATTTATTTTTGCAGATTCAATAATTTCATAAATCCCTTTCATCGGGTGTAACCTGCCTGCAAACAGACAGATTGTGGCATCCGGATCCAGAGAAAAGAGATTCCTGCATTTTTCTTTATCCATTGGCCTGAAAACTGTAGTGTCCACACCATTTGCAATAGGCGTTATTTTTTCAGGTTCAACTCCTAAAGAAACTATTGACCTTTTTAGAGCCTCGCTGCATGTAATGATGTGATCTGCTCTATTTAGTG
Proteins encoded in this region:
- a CDS encoding glycosyltransferase, whose amino-acid sequence is MKKFAIISPLLPPTNSGQPLVLHSLLKNFNPEDYCLISEADYSDNIIGRHSEKKLNCKYFCIKLFSKKYYLNRLMEKMILKFNFLLPEKFLKNLIKKRIACIEKILADEKCEVAIACTGSIFDPVATYYAAKNLGIKFIFYVFDMYSQQFTFQEGIAFTKKYEKILLNNSDKLILTNEFVHNEYLSDYGVKGVIIHNPVPCELKKEPGNLYNSGFNADDMEILYAGSIYAAHYDAFRNLVGALKKIKKGKLRIITSQREFVLKIKGIKGPVIYEKIKSQSEVFELQRKTDILFLPLAFNSPYPKLINNSSPGKMGEYLASGKPVLVHAPPDSFLSWYFREYNCGIVADKADPDYLAKKIGEIIDDKDLREEIVNNALRCADRDFSVLSGYETLKYVINS
- a CDS encoding glycosyltransferase family 4 protein; the protein is MPRYTLGLFANLYPAYEGDSRGIFVKRMVDDLEREDIRVIKAVKKSTSPLAYFPFYADSLFKTLDKNIDILQAEYIPHSSIIPCLMKSKRPLILKFHGDDGLIYPFKNKFNRALIDFSLNRADHIITCSEALKRSIVSLGVEPEKITPIANGVDTTVFRPMDKEKCRNLFSLDPDATICLFAGRLHPMKGIYEIIESAKINPDVTFVFGGPGVVPDHPKNCIFLGDISPDAMPQLMNTADFLVLPSHSEGLGLVLIESLACGVPVIASNVGGCPEIVKNEHSGILVQSGDYLSLSNAVSYMNQNPDDRKIMGKHGRKDIMERYDAKKMSNLLISIHEKYM